GCCCAGATCCGTCCGGTGCCGCCGCCGTCGAACGCGAGCTCGCGATCCCGGTGCAGCGGCAGGAATTCTTCGACGGTCAGGCCGAGCAGGTCGCGCAGGACGCCCGGGTACCCGCCGAGGTAGACCGCGTCGTCCTCGTCCACGATGCCGGAGAAGTAGGACACGACCAGGGTGCCGCCGCCCGCCACGTAGTCGCGCAGGTTCTTGGCCCACTGCTCGCGGCACAGGTACATCTGCGGGACCACCACGAGGCGGTAGCCGGACAGATCCGCGCCGGGATGGGCGAAGTCGACCTGCACGTGCGCGCGGTAGAGCTGCTCGTAGAACTCCAGCTGCCGCGGCTTGAACGCCAGGTCGACGGACGGGCGGAAGACCTGCTCGAGCGACCACCAGGATTCCCAGTCCCACAGCACGGCGGTGTCCGCCCCGGCCACCCGCGAACCGGCGATCTCGGCCAGCGCGTCGAGGTTCGCGCCGAGGGCGACCGCCTCGCGCCAGATCCGGGTCTCGGTGCCGCCGTGCGGCAGCATCGCGGAGTGGAACTTCTCGCCGCCGCCGCGCGAGGCCCGCCACTGGAAGAACAGCGCGCCGTCCGCGCCCCGGGCCACGTGCGACAGGGTATTGCGGCGCATCTCGCCCGGGCGCTTGGCCAGGTTGCGCGGCTGCCAGCTGACCGCGCCGGTGGAGTGCTCCATCACCATCCAGGGCTGCCCGCCGCGGATGGAGCGGGTGAAGTCCGCGCACAGCGCCAGCTCGATCTGGTTGTCCGCGGCCTCGGCGGTCAGGTAGTGGTTGTTCGCGGCGATGTCGACCTCGCGCGCCCAGCTCCAGAAGTCCAGCGCCTTGCAGTTGATCAGCTGGAAGTTGGTCGTCACCGGGGTCTCGGACCGTCCGGCCTCGGCGAGGCGGGCCTTGATGACGTCGCGCTGGCCGGTGTAGAGCTCGAGCGTGGTGTCCGAGGTGAAGCGGGAGAAGTCCAGGCGGTGCGCCGGGTTCACGTCCGCCATGGGCGTGCGCTTCGGGGTGTCGATCTGGTCCCACGCCGTGTAGACCTGGCCCCAGAACGTGGCCGTCCACGCGGTGTTGAGCGCCTCGAGCGTCTGGTACTTCGCCTGGAGCCAGTCCCGGAATGCCGCTGCGGACACGGCGCAGTAGCACGCGCCGGTCGGGGAGCCGTACTCGTTGTGCACGTGCCACATGGTCACGGCCGGGTGTGCGGCGTACCGCTCGGCGAGCTTGTCCGCGATGCGCAGGCAGGCCTCGCGGTACTCGGGGGAGTGCGGGCAGTAGGTCTGGCGCGACGAGCCGGCCAGCACGACGCCGTCGTCGGTCACCGGACGCACATGCGGGTACTGCGTCAGGAACCAGTTGGGCGCGGCCGCGGTGGGGGTGGCCAGGTCCACGTCCACGCCGGCCTCGGCGAGGTGCCCGATCACCTTGTCCAGCAACGAGAAGTCGAACACGCCCGGTTCCGGCTCGAGCAGCGCCCAGGCGAAGATGCCCAGGTTGACCAGGTTCACCCCGGCTTCGCGCATCAGCCGCGCGTCCTCGGCCCACACCTCCTCGGGCCACTGCTCCGGGTTGTAGTCCGCGCCGTAGGCGAGCCGGGCGAAGGGGGCGGCCGGCGGGCTGGCCGTGGTGTTCATGGGCGTTTCCTTGCTGCACCGGGGACACGGAAGCGGACACGGGCTGGTCCCGTGAGCGCTCTCATGAAAAGAACAATGGGAGCGCTCACGGAACGATAACGAAGTAGTAGCACGCCGATGCGGCGGCACACCACCACTTGACAGTCCGGGATTCTGTCACGAGTCTGGGAGCGTTCACAACCGCTGCACCACTGTGAGACTCCTCTAACCCTCTGCTTCACACCGACAGGAGTGGACGATGAAGTTCCCTCGCTCTGCGAAGGCCGCCGCGTGCGCCGTCGCCGCGACCGCGCTCGTCGCCGGCTGTTCCTCTTCCTCCAGCCCCAGCGCAGGCAGCACTGCGGCCTCGAACGAGAAGGTGACACTGACCTTCTGGTCCTGGGTTCCCAACATGGACAAGGTCGTGGCCGTCTGGAACCAGTCGCACCCGAACATACAGATCAAGTTCACCGAGGCCGCTGGCGGCGACGCGGAGCTGGCCAAGCTGCTGACGGCCGGCAAGGCCGGCGACATGCCGGACATGGCGCAGATCGAGTACCAGTCCCTGCCGACCATGGTGACCAACAACTACCTGGCCGACATCTCGTCGTACGACAACAAGATCAAGTCGGACTTCCCGGCCGGCCTGTGGAACCAGGTCACCCTCGGCCAGGGCCAGCTCTACGGCGTGCCGCAGGACGCCGCGCCGCTCGCGTTCTTCTACCGCACGGACATCTTCAAGAAGTACAACCTGGCCGTGCCCACCACCTGGGACCAGTACGCCCAGGAGGCCGTGCAGCTGCACAAGGACGACCCGAGCATCTACATGGGCGACACCGTCACCACCGACCCGGGCCTGTTCTCCGGGCTGAGCCAGCAGGCCGGCGCGCAGTGGTGGTCGGCCTCCGGCAGCAGCTGGTCGGTGGGCATCAACTCGAGCGCCTCGCAGAAGGTCGCCTCGTTCTGGGGCAACCTGGTCGAGCAGGGCGCGCTCGACTCGCAGACCGCGTGGACCGCGAGCTGGGACAAGTCCTTCTCCTCCGGCCAGTACGCGTCCTGGGTCTCCGCCGTGTGGGCGCCCGGTGACCTCGCCTCGCAGGCCGCCAACACCTCAGGCAAGTGGGCCATGGCCGCGCTGCCGCAGTGGGCCGCGGGCCAGAGCGTCGACGGCGCCTGGGGCGGCTCGGCCACCTCGGTGACCTCGAACTCGAAGCACCCGGAGCAGGCCGCCGAGTTCATCGCCTGGCTCAACGACTCCGCCCAGGGCACCGACCTGCTGGTCAAGGACGGCAGCATCTACCCGGCCGCGCTCTCGGCCGAGTCCAGCTCCTCGCTGCCGGCCCAGACCTTCATGAACCAGCCGGACTTCTACACCCTGGCCAAGCAGTTCTCCGCCAGCACCGCGGCCGCCACCTGGGGCCCGGACGTGAACGTGGCCTACAGCGACTTCAGCGACGACTTCGCCGCGACGGTCAAGACCCAGTCCGGCTACCTCGGCGCGCTGGACAAGCTCCAGTCCTCGGTGCTCTCGGACATGAAGTCGGCCGGCTTCA
This genomic window from Actinospica robiniae DSM 44927 contains:
- a CDS encoding beta-galactosidase, whose protein sequence is MNTTASPPAAPFARLAYGADYNPEQWPEEVWAEDARLMREAGVNLVNLGIFAWALLEPEPGVFDFSLLDKVIGHLAEAGVDVDLATPTAAAPNWFLTQYPHVRPVTDDGVVLAGSSRQTYCPHSPEYREACLRIADKLAERYAAHPAVTMWHVHNEYGSPTGACYCAVSAAAFRDWLQAKYQTLEALNTAWTATFWGQVYTAWDQIDTPKRTPMADVNPAHRLDFSRFTSDTTLELYTGQRDVIKARLAEAGRSETPVTTNFQLINCKALDFWSWAREVDIAANNHYLTAEAADNQIELALCADFTRSIRGGQPWMVMEHSTGAVSWQPRNLAKRPGEMRRNTLSHVARGADGALFFQWRASRGGGEKFHSAMLPHGGTETRIWREAVALGANLDALAEIAGSRVAGADTAVLWDWESWWSLEQVFRPSVDLAFKPRQLEFYEQLYRAHVQVDFAHPGADLSGYRLVVVPQMYLCREQWAKNLRDYVAGGGTLVVSYFSGIVDEDDAVYLGGYPGVLRDLLGLTVEEFLPLHRDRELAFDGGGTGRIWAEEIALHGAEAKYRFTEGPAAGGPAVTRHRVEAGTAWYVGTTPDPATLREILRAAAHDAGVAFDTQTPDTLELVERASAGGDRYLFAINHADEPVEVAAAGTDLLTGEAFAGTASVSGGAVRVIKLQG
- a CDS encoding ABC transporter substrate-binding protein, which translates into the protein MKFPRSAKAAACAVAATALVAGCSSSSSPSAGSTAASNEKVTLTFWSWVPNMDKVVAVWNQSHPNIQIKFTEAAGGDAELAKLLTAGKAGDMPDMAQIEYQSLPTMVTNNYLADISSYDNKIKSDFPAGLWNQVTLGQGQLYGVPQDAAPLAFFYRTDIFKKYNLAVPTTWDQYAQEAVQLHKDDPSIYMGDTVTTDPGLFSGLSQQAGAQWWSASGSSWSVGINSSASQKVASFWGNLVEQGALDSQTAWTASWDKSFSSGQYASWVSAVWAPGDLASQAANTSGKWAMAALPQWAAGQSVDGAWGGSATSVTSNSKHPEQAAEFIAWLNDSAQGTDLLVKDGSIYPAALSAESSSSLPAQTFMNQPDFYTLAKQFSASTAAATWGPDVNVAYSDFSDDFAATVKTQSGYLGALDKLQSSVLSDMKSAGFTVAGS